In the genome of Kazachstania africana CBS 2517 chromosome 6, complete genome, the window GAAAATATCACCGAATGATGGGGCAATGATGGATTTGATACCGAAATCTTTTAAGGCCCATGGGGCATGTTCTCTTGAAGAACCACAACCAAAATTATCGCCCGTAACCActaaaatttcagaatttCTCCATGGTTCAACATTCAAGACAAAATCAGTTTCTTTATCGTTTCCATTCGCATCTTTTACAAATCTCCATTCGTAGAAAAGGCCGGCTTTTAGCCCAGTTCTTTTAATTGTCTTCAAGAATTGTTTTGGAATAATAGCATCCGTATCAACATTGGCCTTTGTCATTGGAGCAGCGATACCTTCTAATTTTATGAATGGTTGCATACCAGCTGACGTGGTGTCATTGTTCTTATTTGAATCTGGCTTAGTTTCCGATGAGGTAGATTGAGTAGATTTGGTTGATTTGTCTTCAGCGTCTGATATTGgttcttcctcttcttcttcttcatcagtaGAAATGGTAATTTTAGCTGCATCTTCTTGCTTGAAAACATGATCTCtgatatcaataaaatGCCCCGCAATaccagcagcagcagcCATTGCTGGTGACATCAAGTGAGTACGAGATAAGGCACCTTGACGaccttcaaaatttctgtTAGAGGTGGATGCACAACGTTCATATGGAGCCAAGGTATCAGGATTCATACCAAGACACATGGAACAACCTGCTTCCCTCCATTCAAAACCAgctcttttgaaaatcataTCTAAACCCTCTTGTTCTGCTTGTTTCTTTACAAGACCAGAGCCTGGAACAACCATAGCCAATTTAACGTTACTTGCCAATTTGTGACCTTTGACGACTTTAGCAGCACTTCTTAAATCTTCTATACGACCGTTTGTACAAGAACCAATAAAAACTTTGTCAATCTTGATACTTTGTAATGGTTCATTTGGAGTTAAGCCCATATATTTCAATGCTCTTTCAATGCCAGCCTTTCTATTTGGATCAGATTCTTCCTTTGGATCTGGAACTTTTGAAGTGATAGGCAAAGCATCTTGTGGAGATGTACCCCAGGTGATTGTAGGGATAATCTCAGCTGCATCAATGGTAATTTCATAATCAAAGTTTGCGCCCTCGTCACTGTGTAGAGTCTTCCAATATTTGACAGCTTTATCCCATTCAGCACCCTTTGGAGCCAATGGACGACCTTTAACATAATCGTAAGTGATTTGATCAGGTTTAATCATACCAGCTCTAGCACCTGCTTCAATGGACATGTTACACATGGACATTCTTGCTTCCATGGATAAAGCTTCTACGGCGCTACCTGCAAATTCGATAACACAACCAGTACCACCAGCAGTACCAATCTTACCGATGATATGTAAGATTAGATCTTTAGAAGTGACACCTGGAATCAATTTACCAGTGACATTAATTctcatattttttgatttagcTTGAATAATAGTTTGAGTCGCAAGGACATGTTCAACTTCGGAGGTACCGATACCGAAGGCGAGTGCACCAAAGGCACCGTGAGTAGAAGTATGTGAATCACCACAAACCACGGTTGTACCTGGTAGAGTAAAACCTTGTTCAGGACCAATTGTATGGACAATACCTTGTCTATCTTCCTTCATACTGAAGTAAGGAACTTTGAAATCTACGACATTATCTTCCAATGTCTTAACCTGAAGACGTGAATCTGGTTGCTTGATAAATGATTCTACGGACCTTAATCTCTTTCTAGATGTAGTGGGGATATTGTGATCAACGGTAGCCAAAGTACAGTCTGTTCTTCTGACCTGTCTGTTGGCATTCTTCAAGCCTTCAAATGCTTGTGGTGATGTGACTTCATGTAATAAGTGTCTATCGATGTATAATAAATAAGATCCACTTTCGTCCTTATGGACAACATGTGCATCGAAAACTTTATCGTAAAGAGTTCTTGGAGAAGCCCCGTCAACTGTCATTGTTGTTTGCCTGGATCGATTTGAGAATGATGAAGTTGATTCACCAACTCCCATAAAATCTTTCCGCTTTATATACTGTAACGTCCTTTGAGCCCAAGGCTGGAAGGCCTTGGGCTCAAGAATTG includes:
- the LEU1 gene encoding 3-isopropylmalate dehydratase LEU1 (similar to Saccharomyces cerevisiae LEU1 (YGL009C); ancestral locus Anc_4.107), translated to MTVDGASPRTLYDKVFDAHVVHKDESGSYLLYIDRHLLHEVTSPQAFEGLKNANRQVRRTDCTLATVDHNIPTTSRKRLRSVESFIKQPDSRLQVKTLEDNVVDFKVPYFSMKEDRQGIVHTIGPEQGFTLPGTTVVCGDSHTSTHGAFGALAFGIGTSEVEHVLATQTIIQAKSKNMRINVTGKLIPGVTSKDLILHIIGKIGTAGGTGCVIEFAGSAVEALSMEARMSMCNMSIEAGARAGMIKPDQITYDYVKGRPLAPKGAEWDKAVKYWKTLHSDEGANFDYEITIDAAEIIPTITWGTSPQDALPITSKVPDPKEESDPNRKAGIERALKYMGLTPNEPLQSIKIDKVFIGSCTNGRIEDLRSAAKVVKGHKLASNVKLAMVVPGSGLVKKQAEQEGLDMIFKRAGFEWREAGCSMCLGMNPDTLAPYERCASTSNRNFEGRQGALSRTHLMSPAMAAAAGIAGHFIDIRDHVFKQEDAAKITISTDEEEEEEEPISDAEDKSTKSTQSTSSETKPDSNKNNDTTSAGMQPFIKLEGIAAPMTKANVDTDAIIPKQFLKTIKRTGLKAGLFYEWRFVKDANGNDKETDFVLNVEPWRNSEILVVTGDNFGCGSSREHAPWALKDFGIKSIIAPSFGDIFYNNSFKNGLLPIRLEQTVIEEKLIPTANAGGKLVVDLPNQTISDSNGNVLIDHFDVEPFRKHCLVNGLDDIGITLQKEEFIRKYEELRRDIYSFFEGGSSLLKFDDIPAPKKVAAAISDVIHQEW